In Clostridium omnivorum, the DNA window TTGGCTTGAAATGTTCTCTACAGAAGTTTCTGATATATATAGTGTTGGAAAAACTATGCAGCAAATTTTTAATATTTCATATAAAAAATCAGTAGTAATCATTATGGCTATAGCAATACCAATTTCTCAAATAGGTTTTGTTAATTTAATAAGCATATTGTATCCTTTCTTTGGCTTTATTAGTTTGATATTTATGGTTCAATGCATAATATTCTTCATAAAAAATAGGAAATAATCTAATATAAAGTATTCCATATTTTAATTTGTTCTAAATCCTGATTAATTGTATAATTAGTTAGGATTTTATTTTTATATAAGGAATACAAGGAGGTCATTATGCTTAAGCTACTTGAAGAATGTAGATTATGTCCAAGGAATTGTTCTATAAATAGACTAGAAGGAAATTTAGGTTTTTGTAAATCTGGCTCAGCAGTCAAAGTAGCCAGAGTATCTCTTCACAAGTGGGAAGAGCCTTGCATTTCTGGAACTGCTGGTTCGGGTACAGTATTTTTCTCAGAGTGCAACTTGAAATGTGTTTTTTGTCAAAATCACTGTATAAGTCATGAAGGTATAGGAAAAGAAATATCCATTGAAAGATTAAGTGAAATATTTCTAGAACAGCAAGGTAGAGGTGCACATAACATAAACCTAGTAACCCCTACTCACTTCGTTCCTCAAATCATTGAAGCAATAAAGCTTGCAAGGAAAAACGGTCTTATTCTTCCTATTGCGTATAATAGCAATGGATATGAGAATTTAGAAACTATTCAAGCACTTAAGGGATATATTGATATATATATGCCTGATTTAAAGTACTTTAACGATAAATATGCCATAAAATATTCAAATGCTCCAAACTATTTTAAAGTAGCTTCAAAGGCAATTGAAGAAATGGTCTCTCAAATAAATGAAACAATTATAGGTGAGGACGGCATTATGAAAAGGGGTGTAATTATTCGCCACTTAATGCTACCTGGTCTCCTATTTGATTCCAAAAAGGTAATTGATTATATCTATGAAATCTTTGGAGATAAGGTCTATATTAGTCTTATGAATCAATATACTCCAGTGAACAATCTAGAAAATTATCCAGAAATAAATAAGCCCTTAAATCAAGGTCACTATGATAGCTTAATTGACTACTGCCTTTCATTAGGTGTAAAAAATGCTTTTATACAAGAAGGGGGCACAGTATCGGAAAGCTTTATCCCCGATTTTGATTTAAGTGGTGTATAAGTAAAAGCACTGATAAGGCCAAGGCCATATCAGTGCTTTTGTCTATATCTTATACTTGTTAAGGTCCTTTTTAAAGTTCTCAGTGATATTCTTAAATTCATGAATGTTATCAATTAGCTTTTTAAGCTCATTAGTATAATTTGAAACACTTGCACTAACTTCTTCAGATGAAGCCGAATTCTCTTCTGCTAGTGCAGCAAGGGATTCTATAGTATCATTTATTTCTGATATTGAATTAGTTTCTTTGTTAAGTTCATTTATGGTTTTAATTGTAGACTCAGCAACTATTCTTACTGAAGTAGTAGCTTCGTAGCTAATGTTTCTCACATTTTCTAGATTACTTGTCTCACCTTGAAGTACATCATACTGATCATCAATCTTATTAACAAGCTCTTTGATATCATTAACAAATTGAGCTAAGTTTGCATTAATCTCTTCTACTGCACTTTTAGATTGCTCTGCCAATTTTCTAACTTCCTCTGCAACTACAGAAAAACCTCTTCCAGCCTCTCCTGCTCTAGCTGCCTCAATGGACGCATTTAGAGCAAGTAAATTGGTTTGCTCTGATATTCCAGAAACTATAGAAACTATATTAGTAATGTCTTTAGCCTTATCCTGAAGCTGATTTCCTTTATTTTTAACCTGCTGGAACTTCTCAAGAGTATTTAAGATATTTTTGCTAGTTCCTTCAATATTATCATAACTATTGTTTATTTTATCAATAGCTTTTTCAAGTTCATTCTTATTTGTATTTTCATTGCTTACTATCTCTCTTAGAGCTTTTATATTATCATGCAGTATAGATGCTGCTCTTTCTGTATCTTCAGCTTGGCTTATTGCACAGTCAGCTAATTGTTCAACAACTCCTGAAATATCTTCAGAGGTATGATTCATGGTTTCTGATATTACATCTATTTTTGATGTAAATGTACCCATCTCATCTGTTACGCCCTTGAAACCAACAAAATCTGCTCTTATTGTTTTTTTATAATCATTTAAAGCTTTAAAAATATCCTCAAAGAAATCACCAGTAACAATCTCTCCATTTTCAACATAATTGCTTGTCCCAAGTTTTGATATGCTATCTTCTATTATTGCCTTTGGTCTTACAAGCATACTAGAAGCAAAATAAGCAGCCAAAGCAGGTATTATAGCACCAATCACTGATTTTATAATGTTACTAAATCCACCTGATAGTGCTATCATTCCAATAAATGAAATGATAAAGGTGAATACTGCTATCTTAAGTCCAAAGCTTTTAATAAAACCTAAGGAAAGCAGCTTATTAATTTTATAAGTCTTCTTATAGTATATGTCCTTTTCAAAAATAAGCTTTAATTTTAAAGTATCACTAGTCCTCTCAACTTCTGAAATACCTACTTTTTCATTGAAAGCCTCACAGCTTCCATCTAACATACCTAAAAAGTAATCAAACATTCCGCGTTTAGATTTATAAGTGAAAATAGCCTCTTTTGATGAAATAGGCTCAACTACAACTAATGGTGGAACAGCTCCTGGAAACCTTTGAGTCATTACAATATGCACATCATACATAGACCTTAAAAAAGAATAAAGATTCTCATGGTCGAAGAATGCTGGATAATCTTCATGGAAAGATTTTATATTATTATTTCCTATACTTCTCCATAAATCCTTAACATCCATACTTTGATTTTTTGCAATTGTCTCAATAACTCTTTTTATTTTCTCATCATCAACATTTTCAATTGGAGTGAATATCTTTTCACTATTCCACCCCCCTGATTCCATAGCTGAATCTACTACACTGTTTCCATATAGTTTTCTGCACGTCTTCATCCACGTAGCTACAACAGTACCTTTCATTGGTTAACCCCCTCTAATTACTAACATTTCCTAAAATACAACATTTGACATTTATATTTGTAAAATCTTATTTTCTAACACATTTCGCATATATTCCTTATTATACAACAATTATTATTAATTGTTAAGTAGATTTAATTTATATCCTTGTTATTTTACTAAATAATTGGTGATATAATTATAATAGATATTTAGGTTCTCATTTTTTTCTATTTGAAGAATTAAATTAATATCTAACAACTATAATTATACAAGAGTGTTATTTCAAAATGTAAAAAATAGTTATGTACTTTAGAGTTATACGGAGGTATACCATGAAACGAAACTTAATATTAATAGGTGCAATCCTAATATTAATTCTTACCTATGTCTTCTTTCCTAGAAGTGTAGAGCAGGGGGTTTTAGTAAACTCTGATTCAACCTATTCAACAATTTATGTAGATGGAAAGCTGAAAAAATTCAGAGGCGCTTCTGACTTCCCTAAGTTGTCTGTATTAGATTTCAAATACAATTTAATTAAAGCATACAGTTTTAAATGCCTTACTCCTCTAACAGAAAGGATTATGACTAAAGAAGCAAGCACTTATGATTTAGAAAAGTCAGGCAAAGCTTCTTTGTCAGCAAAGGCTAATTTTTATAAGATAGATGCGTCTAATTCTATAAATCCTGCAGCTGCTAAGGATGTTATTGTTGGTAAAAGTAATGTTAAGTATGTTAAAAACTCCAAGGGTGAACTAAAGACATTTTTAATATATCCTATGGATTTTTCAAAAATGAGAGTTGCCATTTCTACTACAAATTTTTCATCCTTCTATCATAAGAAAACGGAAATAAAATGTGAAGCTCCTGCTAAGCTTTATAGTAAAAGAGATAATTTTTCCATAGACTTGCCTAAAGATTCGCTTGTTGTAATTGAGCCAAGTGAAAGCAAGCTTAATGTGACAGTGAACAATAAGACTAACTCCTACAGCAATAGGGTTTATCTAAGTGGAGATTCCTTAAAAGTAGAAAATATAGTTAGGGGGATACCATCCTTCATTCCTACCTATAGCGGCACTCTGGAATTTACCAATATATCGCAGTCAATATGTATGATAAATGAGGTTGATTTAGAGGAATATCTAAGAAAGGTAGTACCTTCTGAGATGCCTCTATCTGGTGGTATAGAAGCACTTAAATGTCAGGCTGTAGCTGCTCGAACTTATGCTATTTCTGACATGCTCCTTAACAGATTCTCAAAACTTGGTTTTTATGTAGATGACAGCACCCAAAGCCAAGTTTATAATAACATCGCTACCCAAACCTTGTCTGATCAAGCTGTAAATGCTACAAAAGGACAAATATTAACTTATAAAGGTTCACCAATTGATGCTAAATATTACTCTACCTCAAGTGGAACTGGGGTAAATTATAACGATATATGGTTTAATGCTGATGGAAGTAGTGAAGATAGACCTTATCTTGTGACTAACAATTACCTTACCCCTAAAAAAGAACTGCCCAACACTGAGGCTGGTTGGTTAAAATATTATAAGGATAATAATGTTGCTGCCCTGGATAGCAACTATCCTTATTTTAGATGGAGAGTAGAATTTTCAAATCAAGGCATAACAAATACTATAAATAAATCATTAAAAACTATTTATAGCAAGAAAAAAGACTTTATAACAATAAAGCAAAATTCTAAGGAATTAAGTGAGCCTATAGAATTAAAGGAGTTAAAAGAGGTAAAAATCACAAAGAGAAGTGAAGGTGGAAATGCACTAGAGGTATCATTTATCTTTAGTAATGCAGAATTATACGTTAAAGGAGATTCCAGCATTAGAAGCATTTTAAAATGCAATTCTGAATATAGTAATGAAGCCACTACTTTGTATAGACACAAAGGTGATCAATTGACTAATGTTACTTTTTTACCATCCTCTTTTTTCTCAGTAGAAAAAAGTAATGATAAATTCACTATATATGGCGGTGGCTATGGTCATGGGGTTGGCATGAGTCAATATGGTGCAATCGAACTCTCTAAAAAGGGAACAAAGTATACTGATATACTTAATACCTTCTACAAAGGTGTTAAGCTAGATAAACTATATTAAAATAAAAATCCTAGAGTTTTATTTTACTCTAGGATTTTTTTATCCATTACACATCATCAGGATAAGAAACTTTTGGTCTTATGCCCTTACCAATATTAGGAGGCATAGGAGGAACAAAACTTCTATACCTACTTTCTGCTTTAGTTTCTATTTCACTATATATTTTACTAAAGTTAATAATTTCTATATCTTCACCTATCAGTGCTTTTAAAATGTTTTTAGTAGACATTCCCTGTTGCGCTAGAACATTACTTACCCAATAAGAGAACCATCCCGGATACTTATTTCTTATACCATCACAGCATTCAATAAAAAGCGGTGCAATATGCCCTGATTTTACTATATATCTAGGATAAAGTTCATTAACTATTTCACTAATATTAAGATATACATTCCTACTGTATGAAAATAATTGGTCATAAGCAGTAGAACTTGTTATATCATAATTTCTTCCCTTTTTCCTATAGTGCTGAGTGTAGATTCGATTTAATGTGAAGGACATTATACTCAATACACCGGCTCTCAAGGAGTTTTCACTCCAAGTCGGATTCATTGTGCTGCTTGCAACATTTTTTATATATTCCTTTAATTCTATAGTATAATCTGAAGCAGTATTGTCCTCTGGCATACCATCATGAACCACTAGGCTACTGGGCATTACCGTCATACTTGAAATATATATCTTTTTAAATTCTTCATCATTAATCTTTTCAGCTAGCTCTGGTATTTTAGGAGGGTATCTTTCAAAGACAGCATTGGGCAGTATATTTATAACATCTATATTACCTTCTTTACTGTTTAAAGGATTTAACTTACAGGTTTCTATAGATATTATCCCTGGAAAAAT includes these proteins:
- a CDS encoding radical SAM protein — encoded protein: MLKLLEECRLCPRNCSINRLEGNLGFCKSGSAVKVARVSLHKWEEPCISGTAGSGTVFFSECNLKCVFCQNHCISHEGIGKEISIERLSEIFLEQQGRGAHNINLVTPTHFVPQIIEAIKLARKNGLILPIAYNSNGYENLETIQALKGYIDIYMPDLKYFNDKYAIKYSNAPNYFKVASKAIEEMVSQINETIIGEDGIMKRGVIIRHLMLPGLLFDSKKVIDYIYEIFGDKVYISLMNQYTPVNNLENYPEINKPLNQGHYDSLIDYCLSLGVKNAFIQEGGTVSESFIPDFDLSGV
- a CDS encoding heme NO-binding domain-containing protein; translated protein: MKGTVVATWMKTCRKLYGNSVVDSAMESGGWNSEKIFTPIENVDDEKIKRVIETIAKNQSMDVKDLWRSIGNNNIKSFHEDYPAFFDHENLYSFLRSMYDVHIVMTQRFPGAVPPLVVVEPISSKEAIFTYKSKRGMFDYFLGMLDGSCEAFNEKVGISEVERTSDTLKLKLIFEKDIYYKKTYKINKLLSLGFIKSFGLKIAVFTFIISFIGMIALSGGFSNIIKSVIGAIIPALAAYFASSMLVRPKAIIEDSISKLGTSNYVENGEIVTGDFFEDIFKALNDYKKTIRADFVGFKGVTDEMGTFTSKIDVISETMNHTSEDISGVVEQLADCAISQAEDTERAASILHDNIKALREIVSNENTNKNELEKAIDKINNSYDNIEGTSKNILNTLEKFQQVKNKGNQLQDKAKDITNIVSIVSGISEQTNLLALNASIEAARAGEAGRGFSVVAEEVRKLAEQSKSAVEEINANLAQFVNDIKELVNKIDDQYDVLQGETSNLENVRNISYEATTSVRIVAESTIKTINELNKETNSISEINDTIESLAALAEENSASSEEVSASVSNYTNELKKLIDNIHEFKNITENFKKDLNKYKI
- a CDS encoding SpoIID/LytB domain-containing protein, with protein sequence MKRNLILIGAILILILTYVFFPRSVEQGVLVNSDSTYSTIYVDGKLKKFRGASDFPKLSVLDFKYNLIKAYSFKCLTPLTERIMTKEASTYDLEKSGKASLSAKANFYKIDASNSINPAAAKDVIVGKSNVKYVKNSKGELKTFLIYPMDFSKMRVAISTTNFSSFYHKKTEIKCEAPAKLYSKRDNFSIDLPKDSLVVIEPSESKLNVTVNNKTNSYSNRVYLSGDSLKVENIVRGIPSFIPTYSGTLEFTNISQSICMINEVDLEEYLRKVVPSEMPLSGGIEALKCQAVAARTYAISDMLLNRFSKLGFYVDDSTQSQVYNNIATQTLSDQAVNATKGQILTYKGSPIDAKYYSTSSGTGVNYNDIWFNADGSSEDRPYLVTNNYLTPKKELPNTEAGWLKYYKDNNVAALDSNYPYFRWRVEFSNQGITNTINKSLKTIYSKKKDFITIKQNSKELSEPIELKELKEVKITKRSEGGNALEVSFIFSNAELYVKGDSSIRSILKCNSEYSNEATTLYRHKGDQLTNVTFLPSSFFSVEKSNDKFTIYGGGYGHGVGMSQYGAIELSKKGTKYTDILNTFYKGVKLDKLY
- a CDS encoding SpoIID/LytB domain-containing protein, translating into MHEGRLRVRVINAKNSKPISNAKVIIKNHEAEGKIKYFAPMSREYSAVTNNLGYTKIFELEIAAHEFQKNIDENRPFIVSDVWVKAYGFKDCIVSGVEIFPGIISIETCKLNPLNSKEGNIDVINILPNAVFERYPPKIPELAEKINDEEFKKIYISSMTVMPSSLVVHDGMPEDNTASDYTIELKEYIKNVASSTMNPTWSENSLRAGVLSIMSFTLNRIYTQHYRKKGRNYDITSSTAYDQLFSYSRNVYLNISEIVNELYPRYIVKSGHIAPLFIECCDGIRNKYPGWFSYWVSNVLAQQGMSTKNILKALIGEDIEIINFSKIYSEIETKAESRYRSFVPPMPPNIGKGIRPKVSYPDDV